A stretch of the Notamacropus eugenii isolate mMacEug1 chromosome 2, mMacEug1.pri_v2, whole genome shotgun sequence genome encodes the following:
- the LOC140525885 gene encoding antigen WC1.1-like translates to MHRGRIQQQALSRYQYSPHEAVYQEIDYYLTGDKKELLDSPDISNWPDDSPGDGYDDAEEFFGPEILPVPQMNEGDALASTDEWDDHRESNTGVSPEFFGGSPDSRMGEDAPPMSSEDLGYDEAEIGVPQMSL, encoded by the exons ATGCACAGAGGGAGAATCCAGCAACAAG CTTTGTCCAGATATCAGTATTCTCCTCATGAAGCTGTCTACCAAGAGATTGATTACTACCTGACAGGAGACAAAAAGGAGCTTCTTGACAGCCCAG ATATCTCAAATTGGCCTGATGATTCCCCAGGTGATGGGTATGATGATGCTGAAGAATTTTTTGGGCCTGAAATTCTCCCTGTCCCACAAATGAATGAGGGGGATGCTCTGGCATCTACAGATGAGTGGGATGATCACAGGGAATCAAACACAG GTGTGTCTCCTGAGTTCTTTGGGGGATCCCCTGACTCCAGGATGGGAGAAGATGCCCCACCAATGTCCTCTGAGGACTTGGGATATGATGAAGCTGAGATTGGTGTCCCTCAGATGTCACTTTAA
- the LOC140525875 gene encoding antigen WC1.1-like, whose protein sequence is MKRAHFGRGNEYIWDKEFQCNGNEPLLSLCPTVPLPQGKCSHSMDVEVICSRYTDFQLMDGSSQCEGRVEIQVLGTWKTLCDSHWDLADANVLCRQLHCGVAMKPPEEVHFGRGNVQIIGDTFYCTGTESHLWNCSVTILGTSPCSTGKVASVVCSGNQTQSFTFNNSLSDQKNAPVLFSENGQVRVMNGRGPCSGRVEVYYNGTWGTICDDSWDLSDAHVVCRQLGCGVALKVMVSAHFGQGSGPIWLDELSCSGNESHLGECPSLHWGQHDCRHKEDAGVLCSESLDLRLVNGDDKCSGWLEIFYNGTWGSVCSNSMDDNTVSVICRHLSCGAKGRIEVQLSPPKSLLPRWIDEINCQGQESFLWHCPSQSWDQNSCQQGEEALITCEERKVFDCPTSGPCTDKDKLRLIGGGTPCSGRVEIWHNGSWGTVCDNSWDLADANVVCQQLGCGSALTVLEQPAFSPGNATIWLDEVQCRGKESSLWDCPTRPWGQNDCKHKEDAGVKCSAEITTVPSTTTGILLAHSAFYQLRFHMTAATFSGPRLTCGILSSLRRSAIQEP, encoded by the exons ATGAAAAGAGCtcattttggaagaggaaatgAATACATCTGGGATAAAGAATTCCAGTGTAATGGAAATGAACCACTTCTGTCATTGTGCCCCACAGTACCACTCCCACAGGGAAAATGCAGTCACAGTATGGATGTTGAAGTCATTTGTTCAA GGTACACAGACTTTCAACTGATGGATGGAAGCTCCCAATGTGAAGGAAGAGTGGagatccaagttttggggacCTGgaagactctttgtgactcccacTGGGACCTGGCAGATGCCAACGTTCTCTGCCGTCAACTCCACTGTGGAGTTGCCATGAAGCCTCCAGAAGAAGTACATTTTGGTAGAGGAAATGTCCAGATCATAGGGGACACATTTTATTGCACAGGGACTGAGTCTCATTTATGGAATTGTTCTGTGACTATCCTGGGCACTTCTCCATGTTCCACAGGAAAAGTTGCCTCTGTGGTCTGCTCAG GAAACCAGACACAGTCCTTCACATTCAACAATTCACTTTCTGACCAGAAAAATGCACCTGTCCTATTTTCAg AAAATGGACAGGTTCGTGTGATGAATGGAAGAGGTCCCTGCTCTGGAAGAGTTGAAGTCTATTACAATGGGACCTGGGGGACCATCTGTGATGATTCTTGGGACCTGAGTGATGCTCATGTGGTGTGCAGGCAGCTGGGCTGTGGAGTGGCCCTCAAAGTCATGGTCTCTGCTCACTTTGGACAAGGATCAGGGCCCATCTGGTTGGATGAGCTTAGCTGCTCTGGAAATGAATCCCACCTAGGGGAGTGCCCTTCCCTCCACTGGGGTCAGCATGACTGCAGACACAAAGAGGATGCAGGAGTCCTCTGCTCAG AATCCCTGGATCTCAGGTTGGTGAATGGGGATGATAAGTGCTCTGGGTGGCTAGAGATTTTCTACAATGGAACATGGGGTAGTGTTTGCTCCAACTCCATGGACGACAATACTGTATCAGTCATTTGCAGACACCTGAGTTGTGGTGCAAAGGGACGTATTGAAGTGCAGTTGAGCCCCCCCAAAAGTTTGCTTCCCCGGTGGATAGATGAAATCAACTGTCAAGGTCAAGAATCCTTCCTCTGGCATTGTCCTTCTCAATCTTGGGACCAGAATTCTTGCCAGCAGGGAGAAGAAGCCCTTATCACATGTGAAG AAAGGAAGGTCTTTGACTGCCCAACCTCTGGTCCTTGCACAG ACAAAGATAAACTCCGACTCATTGGAGGAGGAACTCCGTGCTCTGGACGAGTGGAGATCTGGCACAATGGCTCCTGGGGGACAGTATGTGATAACTCATGGGACCTAGCAGATGCTAATGTGGTTTGTCAGCAGCTGGGCTGTGGCTCTGCTCTGACTGTTCTGGAACAGCCTGCATTTAGTCCAGGAAATGCGACCATCTGGTTGGATGAGGTGCAATGCAGAGGGAAAGAGTCCTCTCTGTGGGATTGCCCTACAAGGCCCTGGGGGCAGAATGACTGTAAGCATAAGGAAGATGCTGGTGTCAAGTGCTCAG ctgAGATCACAACAGTGCCATCTACCACAACAGGTATACTGCTCGCTCACTCTGCCTTCTACCAACTCAGGTTTCATATGACAGCAGCAACCTTCTCAGGCCCAAGACTGACCTGTGGAATTCTTTCATCTCTGAGGAGATCTGCTATCCAAGAACCCTGA